In Nostoc sp. UHCC 0926, a single genomic region encodes these proteins:
- a CDS encoding NAD-dependent epimerase/dehydratase family protein, protein MNLKNQTLLITGIDELVGLRAAELAIAQGMKVRGLQSSTEQNKQLQNLGVEVIIGSITDSTTAQKACQGVDIVLHTYQIAEETGAINHFRDVNVGGTVNIAKAAKQAGVKTFVHLSSVMVYGFNYPNGVTESGPLSGENNPYCQTKIEAETAVLELNNPPDFGIIVIRVGDVYGPGSIPWIVRPILMMRQKLFACANDSKGVINHVYIDNLIDGIFLAIEKETYGEIFNITDGQETSWKEYFMRLAAMEGLSAPLSLSKDEIKLFVKLRVQGQKLFRQKVDILPESIDFMTRPYACSIVKAQSLLNYKPIIDLEEGMQQTHKWLQKTDIQRLIK, encoded by the coding sequence ATGAACCTCAAAAACCAAACCCTCTTAATTACTGGGATTGATGAACTTGTCGGTTTGCGTGCAGCCGAATTAGCCATAGCGCAAGGAATGAAGGTTCGTGGACTGCAAAGTTCTACAGAACAGAACAAACAATTACAGAATTTAGGTGTTGAGGTAATTATTGGTAGTATCACTGATTCTACCACTGCCCAAAAGGCTTGTCAGGGAGTAGACATCGTTTTACATACATATCAAATTGCCGAAGAAACTGGTGCAATTAACCATTTTCGTGATGTCAATGTTGGCGGTACTGTAAACATAGCTAAAGCCGCTAAACAGGCTGGTGTCAAAACATTCGTGCATCTATCCAGTGTGATGGTTTACGGTTTCAACTATCCGAATGGTGTTACAGAATCCGGGCCACTATCTGGCGAAAATAATCCATATTGTCAAACGAAAATAGAAGCCGAAACAGCAGTATTAGAACTGAATAATCCGCCAGATTTTGGCATCATCGTTATTCGGGTCGGAGATGTTTACGGCCCAGGAAGTATTCCTTGGATAGTCAGACCAATTCTGATGATGCGCCAAAAATTATTTGCCTGTGCCAACGATAGTAAAGGAGTAATCAATCATGTATATATAGATAACCTGATTGATGGCATCTTTCTAGCGATAGAAAAAGAAACCTATGGTGAAATATTTAATATCACCGACGGACAAGAAACTTCCTGGAAAGAGTATTTTATGCGTTTAGCAGCAATGGAAGGTTTATCAGCACCCCTTTCATTATCGAAAGATGAAATCAAGTTGTTTGTAAAGCTACGTGTTCAAGGACAAAAACTTTTTCGCCAAAAAGTTGATATTTTACCTGAGTCTATAGATTTTATGACTCGTCCCTATGCTTGTTCTATTGTCAAAGCACAAAGCCTGTTAAATTATAAACCAATAATTGACCTAGAAGAAGGAATGCAGCAAACACATAAATGGCTGCAAAAAACAGATATCCAACGCTTGATCAAATAG
- a CDS encoding glycosyltransferase family 2 protein → MIGNQPRLSIGLPVYNGEKFLKEAIDSLLAQTFEDFEIIISDNASTDKTEEICRAYAEQDQRICYYRNDNNIGCARNFDRVFKLSSGEYFKWAAYDDLHAPDFIKKCVEVLDQDPSIILCHSQTYFIDEQGNFLQNYDIKLKADALKPQQRFNELLTKHLCYQCYGVIRASALRKIPPMGGYGNADGILLLRLGILGRFYEIPEYLFFARSHPQQSMSMFFPNYLLFADKNKKSLLSMLPDFYAYAVWFDSAKKGKILLPHWRIFWEYILSIWRSPLSLYERLCCHISLYQQLKGTQYLLLKDLLKVLQVLWKGWHKASIKKQQITL, encoded by the coding sequence ATGATTGGGAATCAGCCACGATTGAGCATCGGATTACCTGTATACAATGGTGAGAAATTTCTCAAAGAAGCCATAGATTCACTCTTGGCTCAGACCTTTGAAGATTTTGAGATAATTATTTCAGATAATGCATCTACAGATAAAACTGAAGAAATTTGTAGAGCATACGCCGAGCAAGACCAACGTATCTGTTACTACCGCAATGACAATAATATTGGTTGCGCCCGTAACTTTGATCGCGTCTTTAAATTGTCTTCGGGTGAGTACTTTAAGTGGGCAGCCTATGATGATCTACATGCTCCAGATTTTATCAAGAAGTGTGTTGAAGTGCTTGACCAAGATCCTAGCATCATCTTGTGTCACTCCCAGACATATTTTATTGATGAACAGGGGAATTTTCTCCAAAACTATGATATCAAACTCAAGGCAGATGCACTAAAACCACAGCAGCGTTTCAACGAATTGCTGACCAAGCATTTATGTTATCAATGTTACGGAGTAATTCGTGCCAGTGCCTTGAGAAAGATACCGCCTATGGGTGGTTACGGTAATGCAGACGGAATTCTCTTGTTAAGACTTGGTATTCTCGGTAGGTTTTATGAAATCCCTGAATACCTGTTTTTTGCCAGAAGTCATCCGCAACAATCAATGAGTATGTTCTTTCCCAATTACTTGTTGTTTGCTGACAAAAATAAAAAATCATTATTGAGTATGCTTCCTGATTTTTATGCGTATGCAGTGTGGTTTGATTCAGCAAAGAAAGGGAAAATTTTATTGCCACATTGGAGAATATTCTGGGAGTATATACTCTCCATATGGCGAAGTCCCCTGAGTTTGTATGAGCGGCTATGTTGTCATATAAGTCTATATCAGCAGTTAAAAGGGACACAATATCTTTTGCTGAAAGATTTGTTAAAAGTGCTACAAGTACTTTGGAAAGGTTGGCATAAAGCATCAATTAAAAAACAGCAAATCACGCTTTGA
- a CDS encoding DUF2141 domain-containing protein, with protein sequence MLKLSQVCHVLLATLVSISFAKTVNAEPIETLTVVVNGIHHQKGEICLRVYASERGFPMSNSSGDQSGCVKITGSSVKKEFSGLKPGTYAVAVVDDQNGDRKLNKDFFGIPKEGFGISKNPTVSIQTGAPKFREASFVVNKNTTVNIIMKYSLDS encoded by the coding sequence ATGCTGAAATTATCTCAAGTTTGTCATGTTTTGCTTGCTACTTTAGTGAGCATCAGCTTTGCTAAAACAGTGAATGCAGAGCCAATTGAAACACTAACTGTTGTGGTAAATGGAATACATCACCAAAAAGGTGAGATTTGCTTGAGAGTTTACGCAAGTGAACGAGGATTTCCGATGAGTAATTCTAGTGGAGATCAAAGTGGCTGCGTTAAGATTACTGGAAGTTCTGTAAAAAAAGAATTTTCCGGTTTGAAGCCTGGAACTTATGCTGTCGCTGTAGTTGATGATCAGAATGGCGATCGCAAACTCAACAAAGACTTTTTCGGTATTCCCAAAGAAGGTTTTGGGATTTCTAAAAATCCAACTGTGTCCATACAAACAGGTGCGCCAAAGTTTCGTGAGGCCAGTTTTGTTGTAAACAAAAATACAACTGTCAACATTATTATGAAATATTCGCTTGATTCCTAA
- a CDS encoding glycosyltransferase: MEDLAIFFSKSLMSWLVIQVCLTLVFIWYLRSSKKNLLPDDQLPKTAVILCLRGADPFLPRCLRSLLNQNYPQYDLKLIVDSHEDPAWKIASETITEQEATNVQISPLRIVRNNCSLKCSSLVQAIHELDDSYKVVALVDADTIVHVNWLRELVSPLGDAKVGATTGNRWYVPTGKYWGSLVRYTGNVSTVVQMFIFQIPWGGTLAVKTEVLRQTELLDKWGQALGEDFMMHDILKKHGLQVKFVPSLLIVNREETDLFNLIDYLKRLILYSRLYHPRWLALVSEAVSSILFPTIVILLILESLLETKWEAAALLLGCYGVYTVGLLLVMLVLELEIQRVVRSNDQAIAKLSAATIIKMLIGIPLTQWVYGLAMLSSLWISTVTWRGVSYRVQGPWNIRLVEYRPYQWLDQPIDSKVSL; encoded by the coding sequence ATGGAAGATTTGGCGATATTTTTCTCTAAGTCTTTGATGAGTTGGCTAGTTATTCAGGTGTGTTTAACGCTTGTCTTTATATGGTATCTGCGCTCATCCAAAAAAAACTTATTACCAGATGACCAGTTGCCCAAAACAGCAGTGATTCTTTGCCTACGCGGAGCCGATCCGTTTTTGCCTAGATGTTTGCGATCGCTCCTAAATCAGAACTATCCACAGTATGATTTAAAGTTGATCGTTGATAGTCACGAAGATCCCGCTTGGAAAATTGCCAGTGAAACGATCACAGAGCAGGAAGCGACCAACGTTCAAATCAGCCCTTTGAGAATAGTACGCAACAATTGTAGTCTCAAATGCAGTTCTTTAGTGCAAGCTATCCATGAGTTGGACGATTCCTACAAGGTGGTTGCCCTAGTAGATGCTGATACTATAGTCCATGTGAATTGGCTGCGAGAATTAGTCAGTCCTTTAGGTGATGCCAAAGTGGGGGCGACAACAGGTAATCGTTGGTACGTACCTACAGGTAAGTATTGGGGATCTTTAGTACGATATACAGGCAATGTATCCACAGTGGTGCAAATGTTTATCTTCCAGATTCCTTGGGGTGGGACTTTGGCTGTGAAAACAGAAGTGCTTCGCCAAACAGAACTGCTAGATAAGTGGGGACAAGCTTTAGGCGAAGATTTTATGATGCACGACATCCTCAAAAAACATGGGTTGCAGGTAAAGTTTGTGCCTTCGCTGCTGATAGTAAATCGTGAAGAGACTGATTTATTCAACTTAATAGATTATCTTAAGCGCCTCATCCTTTATTCTCGACTGTATCATCCACGTTGGTTAGCTCTAGTTAGTGAAGCTGTTTCTAGCATTTTGTTTCCGACTATAGTCATCCTGTTAATTTTAGAGTCGTTGTTAGAGACAAAATGGGAAGCTGCGGCTCTCTTGTTAGGCTGCTATGGAGTTTATACTGTCGGATTACTTTTGGTAATGCTGGTGTTGGAATTAGAGATACAGCGAGTGGTTCGCTCTAATGACCAGGCGATCGCAAAATTATCAGCTGCTACAATCATCAAAATGTTAATTGGGATTCCCCTGACACAGTGGGTTTATGGGTTAGCGATGCTATCGTCATTGTGGATTTCAACAGTCACTTGGCGCGGTGTCAGCTATCGGGTTCAAGGCCCTTGGAATATCCGGCTAGTCGAATATCGCCCTTATCAATGGTTGGATCAGCCTATTGATAGCAAGGTTTCTCTTTGA
- a CDS encoding glycosyltransferase, whose translation MTKQPLRIALFTGLYAPFLTGVSVAVHQRVRWLLEQGHEVFLIHPQINDRYPKNVGDRPMPGLNEIQSFPNFSAYAFPTEPLIFYKSLPQPLNYRHWSDTKLLEKFQPDIIVVEEAAQMRGLYSFFLQGYGRPIGTEYAKRTGTPTISLFHTDIVAYIKYYFGDKFFNLVRPIIPALVKQFSESYDFNYFSSKEQLTKYKELKCQRAEYVPYQGIDCEKFHPRNISYNPIPNDNRPTLLFVGRITPEKNVNQLIDIFPLIAAKIPDVHLVIIGSGPLDEEIRQRAQKFGSGITVWGESHGTELLGWFARADIFVNPSITENFCTTNNEALASGTPLVAVVAPSTSEQVSPGLNGFLAQPNNPTDFAQKVIAILENPDLKAYMTQHARPSILDFDWSACMQKLEDKLYQIVEGSQKVKVGTGRMRR comes from the coding sequence ATGACTAAGCAACCACTTCGCATTGCACTGTTTACAGGATTGTACGCTCCTTTCTTGACTGGTGTTTCCGTCGCAGTCCACCAACGGGTTCGTTGGTTGCTAGAGCAGGGACATGAGGTTTTTCTAATCCATCCGCAAATCAACGATCGCTATCCCAAAAATGTTGGCGATCGCCCCATGCCAGGTTTAAATGAAATTCAGTCTTTCCCCAACTTTTCTGCTTATGCATTTCCCACAGAACCACTGATATTCTACAAGTCTCTTCCTCAACCATTGAACTATCGACATTGGAGCGATACCAAGTTGCTGGAGAAATTCCAGCCCGATATTATCGTGGTTGAAGAAGCCGCACAAATGAGAGGTTTATACTCATTTTTCTTGCAAGGTTATGGTCGCCCGATCGGTACTGAATATGCAAAACGAACAGGCACACCAACAATATCACTCTTCCATACTGATATCGTTGCATATATCAAATATTACTTTGGTGATAAATTCTTTAACTTGGTTCGTCCCATCATTCCCGCTTTAGTCAAGCAATTTAGTGAGTCTTATGACTTCAATTACTTTTCTTCTAAAGAACAACTCACTAAATACAAAGAACTGAAATGCCAACGTGCCGAATATGTCCCTTATCAAGGCATCGATTGCGAAAAATTTCACCCGCGAAACATTTCTTACAACCCTATTCCTAACGACAACCGACCAACTCTTCTCTTTGTCGGACGCATCACCCCCGAAAAGAATGTCAACCAACTCATAGATATATTTCCGCTCATCGCTGCCAAAATTCCTGATGTCCATTTGGTGATTATTGGTAGTGGCCCCCTGGATGAGGAAATTCGTCAACGGGCCCAAAAGTTTGGATCGGGTATTACTGTATGGGGCGAGTCCCACGGTACAGAACTTTTAGGTTGGTTTGCCAGAGCGGATATCTTTGTCAACCCCTCGATTACCGAAAACTTCTGTACTACAAATAACGAAGCGCTAGCATCTGGAACTCCTCTGGTTGCCGTTGTTGCACCCTCAACTTCAGAACAGGTATCTCCTGGTCTTAACGGCTTCCTTGCCCAACCCAACAACCCCACAGATTTCGCCCAAAAGGTAATTGCGATTCTGGAAAATCCTGATTTGAAAGCATATATGACTCAGCACGCTCGCCCCTCTATACTCGACTTTGATTGGTCGGCATGTATGCAAAAATTAGAAGACAAACTCTACCAAATCGTTGAAGGATCACAGAAGGTAAAGGTAGGTACAGGCAGGATGAGACGATAA
- a CDS encoding PIN domain-containing protein, which produces MNSAVMAGDPVLIEQIIQLRQQYRLKLPDAIIAAMTLQATANLVTADREFAKVSTLAVIGW; this is translated from the coding sequence TTGAATTCTGCTGTAATGGCTGGTGATCCGGTGTTAATTGAGCAAATTATCCAACTTCGTCAGCAATATCGGCTGAAATTACCCGACGCAATCATCGCTGCGATGACGCTTCAGGCAACTGCGAACCTAGTAACGGCGGATCGGGAATTTGCAAAAGTATCAACCCTAGCAGTTATTGGCTGGTAG
- a CDS encoding DUF2085 domain-containing protein: MTRVAFSEELQVNWVSLIADFMLAGMVFGPPVAPFLAASGVWLLGEIADIIYFMGNHVCPQPAMGLDLAPPFIMAVCMRCYGTVTGLLITRLLYGITGGKGFYWLSQYGLGGAAIASVLMMAYPLELAAQVFGFWSFNNYLVTPFGLITGLAWGLFTMPILHGWRGAKTSLTQL, from the coding sequence ATGACAAGAGTAGCTTTTAGTGAAGAGTTGCAGGTTAATTGGGTGAGTTTGATTGCTGATTTTATGCTGGCGGGGATGGTTTTTGGCCCGCCAGTGGCTCCCTTTCTGGCTGCGTCTGGGGTGTGGTTGCTTGGAGAGATTGCGGACATTATTTATTTCATGGGTAATCATGTCTGTCCGCAACCAGCTATGGGGTTAGATTTGGCACCACCGTTTATTATGGCTGTGTGTATGCGCTGCTACGGCACTGTGACGGGTTTGCTGATTACTCGTCTGCTGTATGGGATAACTGGTGGTAAGGGATTTTACTGGTTAAGTCAGTATGGCTTAGGTGGTGCAGCGATCGCAAGTGTGCTGATGATGGCTTATCCTTTGGAATTGGCAGCACAGGTTTTCGGTTTTTGGAGTTTTAATAACTATCTGGTTACGCCTTTTGGGTTGATTACGGGTTTGGCGTGGGGATTGTTTACTATGCCTATTTTACACGGGTGGCGGGGTGCTAAAACCAGCTTAACCCAATTGTAG
- the argZ gene encoding bifunctional arginine dihydrolase/ornithine cyclodeaminase, with translation MTSRIRFLMCPPDHYDVDYVINPWMEGNIHKSSRDRAVEQWQGLHQILKQHAIVDLVPPEKGWPDLVFTANAGLVLGDNVVLSRFLHKERQGEEPFFKQWFEGNGYTVNELPKDLPFEGAGDALLDREGRWLWAGYGFRSELDSHPYLAKWLDIEVLSLRLIDERFYHLDTCFCPLANGYLLYYPGAFDSYSNRLIEMRVAPEKRIAIEEADAVNFACNAVNVDSIVIMNKTSDALKTRLTDAGFQVLETPLTEFLKAGGAAKCLTLRVTEPVRDEIHANVSVESRVIRMEGHLLDAGLINRALDLIIDAGGSFKVLNFNLGEQRQSTSAADVRVSAPSHEVMEEIISMLIDLGAVDLPHDERDAKLEPVIQDGVAPDDFYVSTIYPTEVRIDGQWVKVENQRMDGAIAITQTANGLVARCKILRDLKVGEQVIVDVLGIRTIRKTESRELRSTQEFSFMSAGVSSERRVELVVEQVAWELRKIRDAGGKVVVTAGPVVIHTGGGEHLAQLIREGYVQALLAGNAIAVHDIEQNIMGTSLGVDMKRGVAVHGGHRHHLKVINSIRRYGSIPKAVEAGAIKSGVMYECVHNHVPFVLAGSIRDDGPLPDTEMNLIKAQEEYAKHLEGTEMILMLSSMLHSIGVGNMTPAGVKMVCVDINPAVVTKLSDRGSVESVGVVTDVGLFLSLLIQQLDKLTSPYVNKIG, from the coding sequence ATGACTTCCCGTATTCGCTTTTTGATGTGCCCTCCTGATCACTATGATGTGGACTATGTGATAAATCCCTGGATGGAAGGGAATATTCACAAATCATCGCGCGATCGCGCCGTGGAACAGTGGCAAGGATTACACCAGATCCTCAAACAACACGCCATTGTAGACTTAGTACCACCTGAAAAAGGTTGGCCTGATTTGGTTTTTACCGCCAACGCTGGCTTAGTACTTGGGGATAACGTCGTCCTCAGTCGCTTTTTGCACAAAGAACGTCAGGGAGAGGAGCCTTTCTTCAAACAATGGTTTGAGGGAAATGGTTATACAGTCAATGAACTTCCCAAAGATTTGCCCTTTGAGGGAGCAGGAGACGCACTGCTGGATCGGGAAGGCCGCTGGTTATGGGCGGGATACGGTTTCCGTTCGGAATTAGATTCTCACCCTTATCTAGCGAAATGGCTGGATATTGAGGTGCTTTCCCTACGACTCATAGATGAACGTTTCTATCACCTGGATACCTGTTTTTGTCCTTTAGCAAATGGCTATTTGCTATATTATCCAGGTGCTTTTGATTCTTACTCCAACCGCTTAATCGAAATGCGAGTCGCACCAGAAAAGCGAATCGCAATTGAAGAGGCTGATGCAGTCAACTTCGCTTGTAATGCGGTGAATGTGGATAGCATCGTCATCATGAACAAGACGAGTGATGCTTTGAAAACCCGCCTTACGGATGCAGGTTTCCAAGTGCTGGAAACGCCACTTACGGAATTTCTCAAAGCTGGTGGCGCGGCTAAATGCTTAACTCTGCGGGTGACAGAACCAGTTAGAGACGAAATTCATGCCAATGTCTCGGTAGAAAGCCGCGTCATTCGCATGGAAGGACACTTGCTCGACGCAGGCTTAATTAACCGCGCTTTGGATTTGATTATAGATGCCGGGGGAAGCTTCAAAGTCCTGAATTTCAACTTGGGAGAACAACGGCAAAGTACCTCAGCCGCCGATGTGAGGGTATCAGCACCATCCCATGAGGTGATGGAAGAAATCATCTCAATGTTGATTGATTTGGGTGCAGTAGATTTACCGCATGATGAGCGAGACGCCAAACTGGAGCCTGTAATCCAAGATGGTGTAGCGCCTGATGATTTCTACGTCAGTACAATTTATCCCACCGAAGTCAGGATTGATGGTCAGTGGGTGAAGGTGGAAAATCAGCGGATGGATGGGGCGATCGCAATTACCCAAACTGCCAATGGCTTAGTTGCTCGGTGTAAAATATTACGCGATTTAAAAGTTGGCGAACAGGTAATTGTAGACGTGCTAGGTATCCGCACCATCCGCAAAACTGAATCGCGGGAACTACGCAGCACTCAAGAATTCAGCTTTATGTCGGCGGGAGTTTCCAGCGAACGGCGCGTGGAATTGGTCGTTGAGCAAGTGGCTTGGGAATTGCGGAAAATCCGCGATGCTGGTGGTAAAGTTGTGGTCACGGCTGGGCCTGTGGTGATTCACACTGGTGGCGGTGAACACCTAGCGCAACTGATTCGGGAAGGATACGTGCAAGCGCTGTTGGCTGGTAATGCGATCGCAGTTCACGACATCGAGCAAAATATCATGGGCACTTCCTTGGGTGTAGACATGAAGCGAGGTGTCGCCGTGCATGGTGGACACCGCCATCACCTGAAGGTAATTAATAGTATCCGTCGTTATGGCAGCATTCCCAAAGCTGTGGAAGCGGGGGCAATTAAGAGTGGCGTGATGTATGAGTGTGTCCACAATCATGTGCCTTTTGTGCTAGCTGGATCGATTCGGGATGACGGGCCTTTGCCTGATACCGAAATGAATTTGATTAAAGCACAGGAGGAATATGCCAAACACCTGGAAGGTACGGAGATGATTTTGATGCTGTCATCAATGCTGCACTCGATTGGGGTGGGGAATATGACTCCGGCGGGGGTGAAGATGGTGTGTGTGGATATTAATCCAGCTGTGGTGACTAAGTTAAGCGATCGCGGTTCTGTGGAATCGGTGGGTGTGGTGACGGATGTGGGATTGTTCCTCAGTCTGTTGATTCAGCAGTTGGATAAGTTGACAAGTCCTTATGTAAATAAGATAGGTTAA
- a CDS encoding glycosyltransferase family 39 protein produces the protein MKKQLSQNWLVSKSWLRFLIIILLVIGVFFRFVNIDKKIYWGDEVYSSIRISGYLASETREQLSNGRLLTIKDLQKYQYPNPEKNAIDTIKGVILEDSQILPLYILLARFWVELFGNSVAVTRSFSAFISLLTFPCIYWLCRELFESSLVGWMAMALVAVSPIHVLYAQEARAYSLAIVTVLMSSAALLRAMRLKTKVSWCIYAATLSLGFYSHLFVFLVALAHGIYVIVIERFRFSKTLISYLLALLAGVLTFVPWIWIIITHPQPASVSWASTKQTFFPSAIRWAGIFSRTFLDLGISPSDPGKIKLALIPFISIILTLIIYSIYVVCRRSTKEVWLFVLTLIGSVGVPLLIMDFVFQKRYATTRYTLPSVLGIQLAVAYLFTTKITSISPKIWRKKLWSFVASIVIISGIISCTISSQAQMWWNKLPERNHEYPQTANIVSQANKPLLISDADIIPIQILAHLLEPKVQFQIVTQNHLPEITNGFTDIFLFNPSDFLKAGIEKIYNSKLQQINDILWKITKST, from the coding sequence ATGAAAAAGCAATTATCACAGAACTGGCTTGTTTCTAAATCTTGGTTACGTTTTTTAATCATCATCCTATTAGTAATAGGTGTATTTTTTCGGTTTGTAAATATTGACAAAAAAATTTATTGGGGTGATGAAGTTTACTCATCAATACGCATATCTGGCTATCTGGCGTCAGAAACGAGAGAGCAGTTAAGTAATGGTCGTTTGCTCACCATAAAAGATTTGCAGAAATACCAGTATCCCAATCCTGAAAAAAACGCAATTGATACAATTAAAGGGGTTATTTTAGAAGACTCACAGATTTTGCCGCTATACATTTTGCTGGCTCGGTTTTGGGTAGAGTTGTTTGGCAATTCTGTAGCAGTGACAAGAAGTTTTTCGGCATTCATTAGTCTGCTCACCTTTCCTTGTATTTATTGGCTATGTCGAGAATTATTTGAGTCTTCACTAGTAGGGTGGATGGCCATGGCGTTGGTAGCCGTTTCACCTATTCACGTTTTGTATGCACAAGAAGCACGAGCCTACAGTTTAGCAATAGTAACCGTCTTAATGTCGAGCGCAGCACTACTGCGAGCCATGCGCCTTAAAACAAAAGTTAGTTGGTGCATTTATGCAGCAACATTGTCACTAGGGTTTTATAGCCATTTATTTGTTTTTCTTGTTGCTCTGGCACACGGAATCTATGTAATTGTAATCGAACGCTTCCGATTCAGTAAAACCTTAATATCTTACCTGCTTGCATTGCTTGCGGGGGTTCTGACTTTCGTACCTTGGATTTGGATTATTATTACCCATCCTCAGCCAGCATCAGTAAGTTGGGCAAGTACTAAACAAACATTCTTTCCGTCAGCTATCAGGTGGGCTGGTATCTTTAGTCGGACGTTTCTCGATTTAGGTATTAGCCCTAGCGACCCAGGAAAAATTAAGCTTGCCTTAATTCCTTTTATTTCAATTATTTTAACTCTAATTATTTACTCAATTTATGTTGTTTGTCGAAGAAGCACTAAAGAAGTTTGGTTATTTGTCTTAACCTTGATTGGGTCTGTAGGGGTTCCCCTACTGATAATGGATTTCGTCTTTCAAAAACGATACGCTACTACTCGATATACACTTCCCTCAGTTTTAGGTATACAGTTAGCTGTTGCTTATCTATTTACCACTAAAATCACGTCTATTTCTCCTAAGATTTGGCGAAAAAAGCTCTGGTCATTTGTAGCCTCTATAGTAATTATCAGCGGAATCATATCTTGTACAATCAGTTCTCAAGCCCAGATGTGGTGGAACAAATTACCGGAAAGAAACCACGAATATCCCCAAACTGCTAATATTGTTAGTCAAGCTAATAAACCGCTTTTAATTAGTGATGCTGACATAATTCCAATCCAAATACTTGCTCACTTACTTGAGCCAAAAGTGCAATTTCAAATCGTCACTCAAAATCATTTACCAGAGATTACTAATGGTTTTACTGACATATTCTTGTTTAATCCCTCTGACTTCTTAAAAGCTGGAATTGAGAAAATTTATAACTCAAAGTTACAGCAAATAAATGACATTCTCTGGAAAATAACAAAATCCACGTAA